In Vigna unguiculata cultivar IT97K-499-35 chromosome 3, ASM411807v1, whole genome shotgun sequence, a single genomic region encodes these proteins:
- the LOC114175618 gene encoding F-box protein At3g12350-like, with amino-acid sequence MSLSEDGDVVTFLDPDGKPGVERRIQSELVAMEVSLMGKTHFVVEEKQFRGSISDDCGDEVVESGSPPEKLMAEIYRHFANPRSPGGDRSRRQRRREKERLARRKWESQ; translated from the coding sequence ATGAGTCTCTCGGAAGATGGGGACGTGGTTACATTTCTCGATCCTGATGGAAAACCCGGGGTGGAACGCAGGATTCAGAGCGAATTGGTTGCTATGGAGGTTAGTTTAATGGGGAAAACACACTTTGTTGTGGAGGAAAAGCAGTTTAGGGGTTCTATCAGTGATGATTGCGGAGATGAGGTGGTGGAGAGTGGATCGCCGCCGGAGAAACTGATGGCGGAGATTTACCGGCATTTCGCGAATCCGCGGAGTCCTGGCGGGGACCGGTCCCGGAGACAGCGCCGCAGGGAGAAGGAGAGGCTCGCTAGGCGGAAGTGGGAGTCTCAATAA